A single Triticum dicoccoides isolate Atlit2015 ecotype Zavitan chromosome 2A, WEW_v2.0, whole genome shotgun sequence DNA region contains:
- the LOC119354100 gene encoding uncharacterized protein At4g19900-like isoform X2, producing the protein MLPRSHSHPARRRSGLGPQLCAVAAALLLLLSLAVLHSRLSSSSPFPLSSSSRSSATDSAATNSTALLADDDDDPVAAALDPDLTLAAVTTTDDDRIDELDVLDEDDSSAATDAADDVPASTTAASFLWDHAAGVARLPFRLPPAGDAPPAGFPHLDSPRRIAAAAFGSDDEPVDLELRVEISSISGIEDALLLKPASGRSETRLRSGWARWLEGKADYLRRDRMLRSNLEFLNPRNHPLLQDPDSPGLTSLTRGDRMVQRMLISEIEKGSSKNFARRSLKSSDNEHGVGSIVKEEPEEVRRWGHFPGIDPHLGFSEFMERFFEHGKCSMRVFMVWNSPQWAYGVRHQRGLGSLLLQHPDACVVMLSETLELETFHEFVKEGHKVAVAVPNLDELLEGTPTHIFASVWYEWRKTINYPLHYSELVRLAALYRYGGIYLDSDIIVLKPLKSLRNSIGTVKEVSRGSSFSGAVLAFEKQSPFLLECLKEWYSTYDDTLIQWNGAELMTRVIRNHSDSDPNREHLEIQLEPSFTFYPINSTDINRYFSEPDSTAERAQHDALFSRILNYSTTFHFWNSITSSLVPESNSLVERILNHYCLHCLDVL; encoded by the exons ATGCTGCCGCGCTCCCACTCGCACCCGGCCCGGCGGCGCTCCGGCCTCGGCCCGCAGCTCTGCGCCGTCGCCGCGGCGCTGCTCCTGCTCCTCTCCCTCGCCGTCCTCCACTcccgcctctcctcctcctcgcccttccCCCTCTCCTCCTCGTCCCGCTCCTCCGCCACCGACTCCGCCGCCACCAACTCCACCGCTCTCCTCGCGGACGACGATGACGACCCCGTGGCCGCCGCTCTCGACCCCGACCTCACCCTCGCCGCCGTGACCAC CACCGACGACGACCGTATCGACGAGCTCGACGTGCTCGACGAGGACGACTCCTCCGCCGCCACCGACGCGGCCGACGACGTGcccgcctccaccaccgccgcgTCCTTCCTCTGGGACCACGCCGCCGGCGTCGCCCGCCTCCCCTTCCGCCTTCCCCCCGCTGGCGATGCCCCGCCCGCGGGGTTCCCCCACTTGGACTCCCCGCGTcggatcgccgccgccgcctttggATCCGATGACGAGCCTGTGGATCTGGAGCTGCGGGTGGAGATCTCGTCCATCAGCGGCATTGAGGACGCGCTGCTCCTCAAGCCCGCCTCCGGCCGTAGCGAGACGCGGCTCCGCTCTGGTTGGGCGCGGTGGCTGGAGGGGAAGGCAGACTACCTCCGACGCGATCGGATGCTCAGGTCCAACTTGGAGTTCCTCAATCCTCGCAACCACCCTCTGCTCCAGGACCCAGACAGTCCTGGTCTCACTTCACTCACCCGTGGCGACCGCATGGTGCAGCGGATGCTCATCTCAGAAATTGAGAAAGGCTCATCCAAGAATTTTGCCCGGCGGAGCCTCAAGTCGTCTGACAATGAGCATGGAGTAGGATCCATTGTGAAGGAGGAGCCGGAAGAAGTTAGGAGGTGGGGACACTTTCCAGGAATTGATCCACATTTGGGGTTCTCGGAGTTCATGGAAAGGTTCTTCGAGCATGGGAAGTGCTCCATGAGGGTGTTCATGGTATGGAACAGCCCTCAGTGGGCGTACGGTGTTCGGCACCAGCGTGGGCTCGGGAGCTTGCTCCTGCAGCATCCTGATGCCTGTGTGGTCATGCTGTCGGAGACGCTGGAGCTGGAGACCTTCCATGAGTTTGTGAAGGAAGG ACACAAGGTTGCAGTTGCAGTGCCAAATCTTGATGAACTTTTGGAGGGCACACCAACCCACATTTTTGCATCGGTGTGGTATGAATGGCGGAAAACAATAAATTACCCCTTGCATTACAGTGAGCTAGTACGCCTTGCTGCTCTTTACAG ATACGGTGGTATATACCTTGACTCTGATATTATTGTACTCAAACCATTGAAATCCCTCCGAAATTCTATTGGTACTGTAAAAGAAGTTTCTAGAGGTTCCAGTTTCAGTGGTGCTGTATTGGCATTTGAAAAACAGAG CCCATTCTTGCTTGAGTGCCTGAAGGAATGGTATTCAACATATGATGATACTCTCATACAGTGGAATGGTGCTGAACTTATGACAAGAGTAATAAGAAATCATTCTGACAGTGATCCAAATAGGGAGCACCTTGAGATACAGTTGGAACCCTCATTTACATTCTACCCCATAAATTCTACGGATATCAATAG GTACTTCTCAGAACCAGACAGTACGGCTGAAAGAGCACAACATGATGCTCTGTTTTCCAGGATTCTGAACTACTCTACCACTTTCCACTTCTGGAACAGCATTACATCTTCTCTGGTTCCTGAATCCAACAGTCTTGTTGAGAGAATTCTTAACCATTACTGTCTCCATTGCCTTGATGTTCTATAG
- the LOC119354100 gene encoding uncharacterized protein At4g19900-like isoform X1 produces the protein MLPRSHSHPARRRSGLGPQLCAVAAALLLLLSLAVLPSRLSSSSPFPLSSSSRSSATDSAATNSTALLADDDDDPVAAALDPDLTLAAVTTTDDDRIDELDVLDEDDSSAATDAADDVPASTTAASFLWDHAAGVARLPFRLPPAGDAPPAGFPHLDSPRRIAAAAFGSDDEPVDLELRVEISSISGIEDALLLKPASGRSETRLRSGWARWLEGKADYLRRDRMLRSNLEFLNPRNHPLLQDPDSPGLTSLTRGDRMVQRMLISEIEKGSSKNFARRSLKSSDNEHGVGSIVKEEPEEVRRWGHFPGIDPHLGFSEFMERFFEHGKCSMRVFMVWNSPQWAYGVRHQRGLGSLLLQHPDACVVMLSETLELETFHEFVKEGHKVAVAVPNLDELLEGTPTHIFASVWYEWRKTINYPLHYSELVRLAALYRYGGIYLDSDIIVLKPLKSLRNSIGTVKEVSRGSSFSGAVLAFEKQSPFLLECLKEWYSTYDDTLIQWNGAELMTRVIRNHSDSDPNREHLEIQLEPSFTFYPINSTDINRYFSEPDSTAERAQHDALFSRILNYSTTFHFWNSITSSLVPESNSLVERILNHYCLHCLDVL, from the exons ATGCTGCCGCGCTCCCACTCGCACCCGGCCCGGCGGCGCTCCGGCCTCGGCCCGCAGCTCTGCGCCGTCGCCGCGGCGCTGCTCCTGCTCCTCTCCCTCGCCGTCCTCCCCTcccgcctctcctcctcctcgcccttccCCCTCTCCTCCTCGTCCCGCTCCTCCGCCACCGACTCCGCCGCCACCAACTCCACCGCTCTCCTCGCGGACGACGATGACGACCCCGTGGCCGCCGCTCTCGACCCCGACCTCACCCTCGCCGCCGTGACCACCACCGACGACGACCGTATCGACGAGCTCGACGTGCTCGACGAGGACGACTCCTCCGCCGCCACCGACGCGGCCGACGACGTGcccgcctccaccaccgccgcgTCCTTCCTCTGGGACCACGCCGCCGGCGTCGCCCGCCTCCCCTTCCGCCTTCCCCCCGCTGGCGATGCCCCGCCCGCGGGGTTCCCCCACTTGGACTCCCCGCGTcggatcgccgccgccgcctttggATCCGATGACGAGCCTGTGGATCTGGAGCTGCGGGTGGAGATCTCGTCCATCAGCGGCATTGAGGACGCGCTGCTCCTCAAGCCCGCCTCCGGCCGTAGCGAGACGCGGCTCCGCTCTGGTTGGGCGCGGTGGCTGGAGGGGAAGGCAGACTACCTCCGACGCGATCGGATGCTCAGGTCCAACTTGGAGTTCCTCAATCCTCGCAACCACCCTCTGCTCCAGGACCCAGACAGTCCTGGTCTCACTTCACTCACCCGTGGCGACCGCATGGTGCAGCGGATGCTCATCTCAGAAATTGAGAAAGGCTCATCCAAGAATTTTGCCCGGCGGAGCCTCAAGTCGTCTGACAATGAGCATGGAGTAGGATCCATTGTGAAGGAGGAGCCGGAAGAAGTTAGGAGGTGGGGACACTTTCCAGGAATTGATCCACATTTGGGGTTCTCGGAGTTCATGGAAAGGTTCTTCGAGCATGGGAAGTGCTCCATGAGGGTGTTCATGGTATGGAACAGCCCTCAGTGGGCGTACGGTGTTCGGCACCAGCGTGGGCTCGGGAGCTTGCTCCTGCAGCATCCTGATGCCTGTGTGGTCATGCTGTCGGAGACGCTGGAGCTGGAGACCTTCCATGAGTTTGTGAAGGAAGG ACACAAGGTTGCAGTTGCAGTGCCAAATCTTGATGAACTTTTGGAGGGCACACCAACCCACATTTTTGCATCGGTGTGGTATGAATGGCGGAAAACAATAAATTACCCCTTGCATTACAGTGAGCTAGTACGCCTTGCTGCTCTTTACAG ATACGGTGGTATATACCTTGACTCTGATATTATTGTACTCAAACCATTGAAATCCCTCCGAAATTCTATTGGTACTGTAAAAGAAGTTTCTAGAGGTTCCAGTTTCAGTGGTGCTGTATTGGCATTTGAAAAACAGAG CCCATTCTTGCTTGAGTGCCTGAAGGAATGGTATTCAACATATGATGATACTCTCATACAGTGGAATGGTGCTGAACTTATGACAAGAGTAATAAGAAATCATTCTGACAGTGATCCAAATAGGGAGCACCTTGAGATACAGTTGGAACCCTCATTTACATTCTACCCCATAAATTCTACGGATATCAATAG GTACTTCTCAGAACCAGACAGTACGGCTGAAAGAGCACAACATGATGCTCTGTTTTCCAGGATTCTGAACTACTCTACCACTTTCCACTTCTGGAACAGCATTACATCTTCTCTGGTTCCTGAATCCAACAGTCTTGTTGAGAGAATTCTTAACCATTACTGTCTCCATTGCCTTGATGTTCTATAG